A DNA window from Drosophila virilis strain 15010-1051.87 chromosome 4, Dvir_AGI_RSII-ME, whole genome shotgun sequence contains the following coding sequences:
- the CaBP1 gene encoding protein disulfide-isomerase A6 homolog — protein MIQLLYASASILLLVSGSANAFYSPSDNVVELTPSNFNREVVQDNAIWVVEFYAPWCGHCQSLVPEYKKLAEALKGVIKVGSVNADQHSELGGKYNVRGFPTIKIFGANKQSPTDYNGQRTAKAIAEAALAEAKKKVQAAFGGGDSSSKSRSSSSDSDVIELTEDNFDKLVLNSEDIWLVEFFAPWCGHCKNLAPEWAKAAKELKGKVKLGALDATAHQSKAAEYNVRGYPTIKFFPAGSKSSSDAEEYNGGRTASEIISWASDKHTENVPAPELVEITDESTFDSACEGKPLCVVSVLPHILDCDAKCRNKFLDTLRILSEKFKQKLWGWAWAEGGQQPALEESLEVGGFGYPAMAVVNFKKMKFSVLKGSFSKDGINEFLRDISYGRGHTSPVRGAKKPTIISVEPWDGKDGQLPTEEDIDLSDIDLDDDVKDEL, from the exons atgattcAATTGTTATATGCGT CTGCGAGCATTTTGTTGCTCGTTTCCGGCAGCGCCAACGCGTTTTATTCACCTTCCGATAACGTTGTGGAGCTGACACCATCGAACTTCAATCGCGAGGTTGTCCAGGACAACGCCATATGGGTTGTCGAATTCTATGCGCCTTGGTGCGGACACTGCCAGAGCCTGGTGCCCGAATACAAGAAGCTGGCCGAAGCGCTTAAAGGCGTAATTAAGGTGGGTTCGGTCAATGCCGATCAGCATTCCGAACTTGGTGGTAAATATAATGTACGTGGCTTTCCCACGATCAAAATCTTCGGCGCCAATAAACAATCGCCTACCGATTACAATGGACAACGCACAGCTAAAGCGATTGCAGAGGCCGCTCTGGCTGAGGCCAAGAAGAAGGTTCAGGCCGCTTTCGGAGGCggggacagcagcagcaagagccgCTCTTCCAGTTCCGATAGTGATGTCATCGAACTAACCGAAGACAACTTTGACAAACTTGTGCTGAATTCCGAAGATATTTGGCTGGTGGAGTTCTTTGCGCCCTGGTGCGGTCACTGCAAGAATCTTGCGCCTGAGTGGGCCAAGGCTGCCAAGGAGTTAAAGGGCAAGGTCAAGCTGGGCGCTCTTGACGCGACGGCACATCAAAGCAAGGCGGCCGAGTATAATGTACGTGGCTATCCGACCATCAAGTTCTTCCCAGCCGGCTCGAAAAGCTCCAGCGATGCTGAGGAATACAATGGTGGTAGGACTGCCTCTGAGATAATCAGCTGGGCTAGCGATAAGCACACGGAGAATGTGCCAGCGCCAGAGCTTGTGGAGATTACCGATGAATCAACTTTCGACAGTGCTTGCGAGGGCAAACCCTTGTGCGTGGTCTCTGTCCTGCCGCATATTCTAGACTGCGACGCCAAGTGCCGCAACAAGTTCCTGGACACTTTGCGCATCTTGAGCGAGAAGTTTAAGCAAAAGCTTTGGGGTTGGGCCTGGGCCGAAGGCGGTCAACAGCCAGCTCTGGAGGAGTCTTTGGAAGTTGGTGGTTTCGGGTATCCAGCCATGGCGGTTGTCAACTTTAAGAAAATGAAGTTTTCCGTGCTAAAAGGCTCCTTCTCCAAGGATGGCATAAATGAGTTCCTGCGCGACATATCCTACGGCCGTGGCCATACGTCACCCGTCCGTGGAGCCAAGAAACCAACTATCATCAGCGTTGAGCCCTGGGACGGCAAGGACGGACAGCTACCTACCGAGGAAGACATAGATCTGAGCGACATTGATCTGGACGATGATGTCAAGGACGAACTGTAA
- the jhamt gene encoding juvenile hormone acid O-methyltransferase, translating into MNLASLYQRANKVQRHDAKLILDEYATILQWRSDGQDSLLDVGSGPGNVLMDFVHPLLPKSYEMLVGTDISKKMVGYANKLYERYARTQFQVLDIGCEQLPDQLKGRFDHVTSFYCLHWVQNLQTALHNIYNLLRNEGGDCLLVFLATNPVYEVYKVLQTDRKWAGFMQDVEQFISPLHYSDDPVKHFDKLLTEAGFVYRNVELRSEVFVYEGVRTLKDNVKAVCPFLERIPTSLHEEFLDDFVDIVISMNLKEDQKIDCEKDRLEDRFISPYKLVVAYARKSPEFIRNVFSETSNTKGVK; encoded by the exons ATGAACCTGGCCTCGCTCTACCAACGCGCCAACAAGGTGCAGCGTCACGATGCGAAGCTCATATTGGATGAGTACGCCACCATTCTTCAGTGGCGATCCGATGGGCAGGATAGTTTGTTGGATGTTGGGTCAGGACCAGGAAATGTGCTAATGGACTTTGTGCACCCACTTCTACCGAAAAGCTATGAGATGCTAGTTGGCACTGATATCTCAAAAAAGATGGTGGGTTATGCGAACAAATTATACGAGCGTTACGCACGAACACAGTTTCAAGTGCTGGACATTGGCTGTGAACAATTGCCTGATCAGCTCAAGGGCCGATTTGATCACGTCACATCATTTTACTGCTTGCATTGGGTACAAAATCTGCAGACCGCTTTGCATAACATTTACAATCTGCTGCGAAATGAAGGTGGCGATTGCTTACTTGTCTTTCTGGCCACAAATCCAGTTTATGAAGTATACAAGGTGCTGCAAACTGATAGAAAATGGGCTGGTTTTATGCAAGATGTGGAACAGTTCATTTCCCCCTTGCATTATAGCGACGATCCTGTCAAACACTTCGATAAACTCTTAACCGAAGCCGGCTTCGTTTATCGCAATGTCGAGCTGCGAAGCGAGGTTTTTGTCTACGAAGGTGTGCGCACATTAAAAG ACAATGTTAAGGCCGTTTGCCCTTTTCTGGAGCGTATTCCAACGTCCTTGCACGAGGAGTTCCTGGATGATTTTGTTGACATTGTTATCTCTATGAACCTTAAAGAAGATCAGAAAATCGATTGCGAAAAAGATCGGTTAGAAGATCGCTTTATATCGCCTTATAAACTAGTCGTTGCCTATGCCCGCAAGTCGCCAGAGTTTATACGCAATGTGTTTAGCGAGACTTCTAATACAAAAGGtgttaaataa